The Budorcas taxicolor isolate Tak-1 chromosome 8, Takin1.1, whole genome shotgun sequence genome includes the window TGTGCAAAGATGATGGGGGCATCTGAATCAGTGAGAGTCATGTCAAGGTGAGTTCACGTCTCCATCCATCATTCTTAGCCTTTCTTGCAAGCTGGTTGATGAAGACAAGGATCTCATGATTTCCACTCTGACGGTTTCCCAGGCGCAGTCACTGTATCCCTTCTCTTTCAGGTAGACATGGATGCCCTGAAAGTACCTCTTCACGGCCAGGGTGGGGTCCATCCTTCCCAGGGCAGAGTCTTCCTCTCCCATATCCTGCCCCAGGCAGGTATCCAGGTCGACAAGCTGGTCCAGGAGTCCTTTGCGGAGCTGCTTCAGGAGGGTGGTGTCCCAGGCAGGAGAGGAGCGCTCTGTGTGGAAGAGGTTGAAGCTCTGCTGGAGCATCTCGTGGAGCACAGAGAtggcctgggcctcctggagctggccgccctccaccatctcctgggggaAAGCGAAGTCTTTTCTGTCCTGCAGACACAAGTGAGGGGGGAGTCTCGTCATTTTGCCCAGGAGCCTGAGGTTCTTCCTGCCAACCAGCACGTGGTTCTGAGACAGGTCGCAGCCCAGGGATCCTCCCTGGCCATAGCTGACCAGCACCAGGGCCATGAGTAGAGAGAGCACGAAGGCCATGGGGAAGATGAGGCTGCTGCTGGGCTGGCTGAGATGGTGTCTGGTGGAACCTTGAGGTAGGTTCTCTGATGCCAGGCTTTCTAAGCGAGGCTATTAAATAGGGAACAtggtagttttcattttctagtcATTTCTATGcacttttgcttccttttttgattttcatttatgtattctGAATATGGTCAAAGGAATTGTCATCAGTCTAAACTATTAATTTTATCTGTTTCCCAATAACTTCAAATGTACCCATCCAAATGGATATTTTTCAATCAAATGAGAAAGGTCTTTGTCAGACATCAGAAATGATGTAGGTTTCTAAGTACAAACATTACCACTCTTTCTCCTTCATGTGTAAATGTAGCTCTTCTCTGTTCCATGAACACATTTTTGGCCCTGATCCTAGGctcaatttctgtttcttcctttactTTGGAAGGCAGGCTCTGTATTTATCAGGGATTTACCAGGTCACTCTAGCAAATAAACTGTTTGAAACAAAGGATGGGTTTTCTTTAGTGTCTGATttagagaagaggctgattattATGAGTCCATGAGCTCCCTCATGTTTCTCTTCCTTCTAGAACACGTCCCTGCAGGTCCATGTGGTTGTGCTTCAGGGAACCACAAAGTCAGGACTATTACAGACATCAGGCTTGTGTTCCACCGTTTTCGTACTGGAGACCTATTGTCCTTTGCTGGCCCAGCCAATACGCCTACCAAGAATTCTGGTTCTTCTCAGATAAAATGGGTGGGGAGACTCTAATTCCAGGATAATTGATTGTATTTGCCCAGCAGCACCTCACTCACACAGGAGAGATCACATGGAGCCACCCCCTGTCCTCTGGAGTGACAGAGTCCCCTTGCTCACCTGCTGGACTCCCTCCCTTAGGGCAGGCTGTTATTGGAAGCTTATGTCACGGAATCTAGTGAGTTACAGCTGTTCATTCAGGCAGTTGAttccaccaggcatctctgttcCTCTGAGAATGCAGGGCAGTGAGACCCAGACTACTTGATCAGGAGAAATAGTCTTCTTTCCTTGactgtaatttttcatttaaactttttatattcaCTTAGTGACTTATTTTGGGTaggatctgggagttggtgatggacagggaggcctggcacgctgcagttcatggggttgcaaagagtcggacacgactgagcgactgaactgaactgcactgactgACTTATTGGACAAGGTTTGTCTCATTGCTCCTGTTGCGGTTGTAATTGATGATGATGTGAGAACAACAAAGGGAAGTGAAGAAGCCAGAGGGGCTGCATCTCTATCCCTTTCAAGACgttagtttttttgtttctctttgcaacttttctagaAAGTAAAATTGCACATTTTTTTGTGTGGGCAACACAAAACAAGGGTAAGTCTCAATGTCATGAATA containing:
- the LOC128052300 gene encoding interferon omega-1-like, whose product is MAFVLSLLMALVLVSYGQGGSLGCDLSQNHVLVGRKNLRLLGKMTRLPPHLCLQDRKDFAFPQEMVEGGQLQEAQAISVLHEMLQQSFNLFHTERSSPAWDTTLLKQLRKGLLDQLVDLDTCLGQDMGEEDSALGRMDPTLAVKRYFQGIHVYLKEKGYSDCAWETVRVEIMRSLSSSTSLQERLRMMDGDVNSP